The genomic region TCAGCTCAGCGACCGACTGGCCGCGCGATGGAACCACGGCGCGACCGCGCGTGCCCATGACCATCAATGCCACAATCGCGATGACGCTGAGCGCCATCCAGAGCGTGGAATTGGTCGGCGTGTACCAGTTCAGCGTGTCACCAAACAATGGGGAGATGACGAATTGATCCATCGGGTGGATCGCCAAGCCGCCTTCGTAATCGTCAAGTAGACCCAAGACGAAAAGCACAGCCGCGATGGCCAAAAGAACAAATGCAATCGGCTTGCCCGAATTAGAGGGCTTGTTCTGATCAGAATTCGTTACATCCGAAGCCACGGTGTATCCCCTTATTTTGTGCCGCCCTCATCCGCGTTTTCGCGGGCTTGGGCTTGGTTCTGAAGCTCTTGCGCAGATCGGATCATCGTTTTGACCCCAGCCACAAAGCCCAGCAATGTAAAAACGACCATCAGCCAAGGGCGCGTGCCCAAGAGGCTATCCAAGCCCCAGCCTATGCCAACACCGATCAACAACCCGCTGACCAGTTCAATCACCATCCGCCACGCGTGCTGCGCTTGGGAATAATGCTCCCCCATCGGTGGTTTCTTGTCGGCCTCGCGCGACCGAATGTTTGCCAATTTTTCTTCCAACGCCTTAAGGCGGTCGGGATTTGGCGATGGCTCGGTCATGTGCAAAGCACCTTCAGAAAACGCCCCTCGGGTGTCGCGCGGAACCTAAGAACAGGCCGCGCCAGAGTCAACGAAACTTTGCA from Rhodobacterales bacterium HKCCA1288 harbors:
- a CDS encoding AtpZ/AtpI family protein; the protein is MTEPSPNPDRLKALEEKLANIRSREADKKPPMGEHYSQAQHAWRMVIELVSGLLIGVGIGWGLDSLLGTRPWLMVVFTLLGFVAGVKTMIRSAQELQNQAQARENADEGGTK